The Heliomicrobium gestii region CCCGCAAGGGCGGCGCATGGCCGAGGCCGGACTGCATCCCCGGCTGGCCCGCATGATCCTGGAGGCGATCCCGCTGGGACTGGGGGATCTGGCCTGTGAACTGGCCGCGATCCTCAGTGAGCGGGATTTTCTGCGCGCCCAAGGGATGGCGCCGGACGCCGATCTGCGGCTGCGCCTGGAGGCGATGGCCTCACCCGATTGCGGCGGCGGCGCGTACGGATTTGCTGTCGATCAGGCGGCGCGCCGGCGGATTCTTGCCGAGGCGAAGGCCTTGAAAAAGGTGTTCGGACAGAAGGATGTGCAAGGGAAGCGTTCACCCGCCAGTCGTGGCGCCGATATCGACGCCTGTGGTCGCTTGCTCTCCTTTGCCTATCCGGATCGGATCGGGCAGCGGCGGCCTGACGGCCGTTTTCTTTTGCGCAATGGGCGAGGCGCTTCCTTTGGCGGGCACCAGTCCCTGGGCGCATCGCCTTACCTGGTGGCGGCGGATCTAGATGATCAGGGAACGGAGAGCCGGATCCTTCTGGCGGCTCCGGTGTCTCTGGAGGAATTGGAACGGCATTTTCAGGGCGAGATAGAAACAGAAGAGCGGGTCATCTGGGAGCGAGCCGGCCAGGCGGTGCGAGCGCAACAGCGCAAACGACTGGGCGCGTTGGTGCTTCGCGAAGGGCGGCTCACCGACGCCGCTCCGGAAGTGATTCGGGCGGCGTTGCTGAGCGGTATCCGTGAGGAAGGGTTGGCCATCCTGCCTTGGACAAAGGCTGCCGAGCAGTTGCGACAACGAATCCGGTTCATGGCCCGCTGGGAACCGGGTTGGCCGGATCTGTCCGATGGCGCGCTCCTGGCGAGGTTGGACGATTGGCTTGGTCCCAGTGTGGACGGAATGAAGAGCCGCGAGGATCTGCAGCAGATCGATCTGGCAGGGATTCTCGAGTGGATGCTGCCCTGGGAAAAGCGCCGGGAACTTGATGACGGCGCGCCGACCCATATCGTCGTGCCCAGCGGCCGGCGCGCGCCCATCGATTATGGAGAGCCGGATGCGCCGGTGCTGGCCGTCCGGCTTCAGGAGATGTTCGGTCTTCACGACACCCCGCGGCTGTGCCATGGCCGGGTCCCTTTGACCATTCATCTGCTCTCGCCGGCGCAACGTCCGGTGCAGATCACCCGGGATCTGGCCAGTTTCTGGCGGGAGGGTTATTTTGCGGTGCGCAAAGACCTGAAAGGGCGGTATCCGAAACACTATTGGCCGGAGGATCCCACGGCTGCAATTCCGACGAGCCGGGTGCGGCCGGAGCGGTAATACGACCGTTTATGATATCTGGGTACACAGGCGAAAGGGTTGACGCAAAGAAAAAGTGAATATTCGGTCTAATTTAGTCATTTTTTCACGAATCATAAGGTAAAATTGATTGACATGGGATATCTGGAAACCTATATTTAAACCAAGAAAATAATCCCTTCAATAGAAGAAAGATGCCCCGAAGGTAAAATGGAGTCGCAAACGATTGGATACTTCATGGTAGGGAGACGGAACTGTGAACACCACCCTGCGTCCGGTAGAAGCGAGCGACGACCTCTTCCTGTTTCAGATCTTCATTTCCAGCCGGCCTGATCTGGATTGGATAACCGGCATAGACGAAGCGTCGAGAGCAAGGCTGTTACGGCAGCAGTTTTTCGCGGAGGAGCAGGGAAACGCCGATGCGGAGCGCTACATCGTATTGCTGAAGGGAGCGCCCATCGGCCGGCTTTATATGCGGGAGGATGCGTCTTCGATCCATATTCGCAACCTGGCTTTGTTGCCGGAGTACCGCAATCAGGGCATTGGAAGCCGGTTGTTGCGCTCGATGATGGAGCGGGCGGTCGAAGCCCGGAAGCCGGTGCGGTTTTCCGTGATGTGGTTTAACGGCGCGGCCCGGGCGCTCTATGAACGACTGGCCTTTCGGGTGGTTCAGGACACGGGCGTTTGCTGTGAGATGGAGTGGCATCCTCCGCTCGCCTGAGGGAAACGAAGCGTTTACGGTGGAACGCCGCTTTTTCGTGGAACGCCGCATAGCGACACGGGAAAGGGTTTTACATAAGGCGCCTCCCCCTTTCGACGAGGTTGATCTCTTTCGCCGGCGGTAGGGGGAAACGTTGTTGCGGGTGAAAAGTGTGAAGGGAGCGGTTGTCTAATGGGTGACTTTTTTATCGGAACGATCCTGCCGTGGGCCTGTGTGCGCGCGCCACAGGGGTGGATGTTTTGTGAGGGCCAAGAGTTGCCGGTCAATCAGAACCAAGCGATATTTTCGTTGATCGGATTTACCTATGGAGGAAATGGCTCGACTACCTTCAAACTGCCCGACCTGCGCGGCCGCTGCCCTGTCGGCGTCGGCGTGCTCTCTACGGAACCCAGAATGTTTAATCAGGGGGAAGCTAAAGGGACGACGCAGGTGATGTTGTCAACGAACAACCTG contains the following coding sequences:
- a CDS encoding GNAT family N-acetyltransferase is translated as MNTTLRPVEASDDLFLFQIFISSRPDLDWITGIDEASRARLLRQQFFAEEQGNADAERYIVLLKGAPIGRLYMREDASSIHIRNLALLPEYRNQGIGSRLLRSMMERAVEARKPVRFSVMWFNGAARALYERLAFRVVQDTGVCCEMEWHPPLA